In Desulfovibrionales bacterium, the genomic window GTTATGGGGACCCCCATACTCTCCATGGCGATCTTGGTAGCGTCAACCGTAGCAATCTTTGCCTTGACATTTAATAACCCGGCCATCTCTTCCGGTGTCTTGGAGGTATTTATAATTACCGTCCCTCCGTCTTTCAGTCCGGCGGCCACGTTGACGATTTTAAGAATGCTCGGGTCGAGGACCATGACCACATTTGGTCCATAAACCTTTTCCCGCGTCCTGATGGGCTTATCGCTTACCCTTATAAAGGCCGCTACAGGCGCCCCCCGCCGTTCCGGGCCGAAACTCGGAAAGGCCTGCGCATACTTCCCGTCGTCAATGGCTGCAATAGCCACCAGTTCGGCTGAAGTAACCGCCCCTTGGCCACCCCTCCCATGGATTCTGATCTCGATCATGATTTGATTCTCCTCCACCCGGTTTGCTTCTTCTGTAAATTGGTAACCGATTTATTGCTAACAGTGAGGCCTTTGCGTAGCACGCAGCATTTCTTTTGTCAAGCCTTTTGGCTTGTTATTAATTTAACAAAGACTATTGCCTGTCGCTTTATGCCCCGGTCCTGGCTTCTAATGCCCGCCTGAGGGTCATTTCATCATTATATTTAAGGTCTGTACCCATGGGAACTCCGCAGGCAATGCGGGTCACAGTTACATCTTCATTTTGAAGCAATCCGGCCAGGTAGGCAGCCGTGGCTTCTCCAGCCACAGTTGGGCTGGTCGCCAAGATTACCTCTTTCACCTGATCGTTTTTTATACGTAAAAGAAGCTCTTTTATCTTAAGCTCGTCCGGGCCAATCCCATCCATAGGCGAAAGCACACCATGCAAGACATGATAACGCCCCTTAAAGCCGCCGGATTTTTCTATAGCCATCATATCCCCCGGGTCTTCGACTACGCAAATCGCGTCAGTGGCTCGTTTGGGGTCTGCACAGATGGCACAGGGATCGGTTTCCGTAAAACTGAAACAGGTAGAGCAAAACCGTATTTTTTTCTTGACTTCGTCAATACTTTGGGCCAGTTCTTTGGCCCTCACATCGGGCCAACGGAGTATCGCCAAGGCAAGACGTGTCGCCGTTTTTTCTCCAATACCAGGTAAGTTGCCTAGATTTCGGATAAGTCGTAAAAGGGCCGGTGGGAAAACGGACATGGCTATGATTACAAGAGCCCCGGAATCTTAAAGCCACCAGCGACCTGGGCCATCTCTTCCTGCATCATCTGCTGAGATTTTTTCAGGGCATCATTTACCGCAGCCAGGATCAGGTCCTGTAACATATCAAGGTCGCTAGGGTCTACGACTTCTCGTTCTATCTTTATGGATACTATTTCCTGCCGGCCATTGGCTACGACCGTTACCATCCCGCCACCCGCAGAGCTTTCCACGGTCTTGTCGGCCAGTTCCTCCTGTATCTTGGCCATCTTAGCCTGTATTTTTTGTGCCTGTTTAACTAATCCTCCCAGATCTTTCACCATATACTCCTTAGAAACATTTTTACGGGCGTTCGGCTATCAGTCCGCCTGCGGCGGACGATCAGCTCTTTTTTCGATCTTGATCTCCTCAATATGTCCGCCTAAGATGCTTAACGCCTCTTGAACCAGGGGATGTTTTACTATCTCCTCCCGGACGGTGCGTTCCTGGCCTGTCTCCTCTGCTGTTTCACGACCAGGGGTTGCCACTGATTCTGAAAGTATGTCTATTCTTATGTCTCGCTGGTAATATTCCCGACAAATCTCGCGCAGCCGTGCGTTATAAAAAGGATCTTTTAAGAGATCGGAGAGGGAATGATCGGCAAACACAATAACCAGTGTATCATTTTTTACCGTCAACCTCTGACATTGCTGTAGAATCGAGACCAGAGGGAGGCTCTTGCTTTTAACGAAACCCAAAAAGACCTCCGGATCTTCCGGCCTGCCGGATACAAAGGGGGCTTCCGGTTCTTTCCCTTCGTGCCTGCAGCTATCCAGGCCTGACCCCGGAGGATAGGCCGTGGTTTGATCCTGGATGGGTA contains:
- a CDS encoding YbaB/EbfC family nucleoid-associated protein — protein: MVKDLGGLVKQAQKIQAKMAKIQEELADKTVESSAGGGMVTVVANGRQEIVSIKIEREVVDPSDLDMLQDLILAAVNDALKKSQQMMQEEMAQVAGGFKIPGLL
- a CDS encoding pyruvate ferredoxin oxidoreductase subunit gamma, which produces MIEIRIHGRGGQGAVTSAELVAIAAIDDGKYAQAFPSFGPERRGAPVAAFIRVSDKPIRTREKVYGPNVVMVLDPSILKIVNVAAGLKDGGTVIINTSKTPEEMAGLLNVKAKIATVDATKIAMESMGVPITNTTMLGALLKSTGIVSSDALGKAIDKRFGRIAEKNKTAFNRAMTETIIRES
- the recR gene encoding recombination mediator RecR, with translation MSVFPPALLRLIRNLGNLPGIGEKTATRLALAILRWPDVRAKELAQSIDEVKKKIRFCSTCFSFTETDPCAICADPKRATDAICVVEDPGDMMAIEKSGGFKGRYHVLHGVLSPMDGIGPDELKIKELLLRIKNDQVKEVILATSPTVAGEATAAYLAGLLQNEDVTVTRIACGVPMGTDLKYNDEMTLRRALEARTGA